From Gammaproteobacteria bacterium, the proteins below share one genomic window:
- a CDS encoding adenylate/guanylate cyclase domain-containing protein has product MSEENFEATIMFVDVVDSTSLYETLGDQDAQAVIAKCLRMAETNIRMSRGETIKVSGDEVMALFTSEEAAVRAALKNLDTIPQADMGHGVHVELHTGLYHGPVIRAEGDVYGDAVNVAARLTSMSQPGQILTTRQTAESLRADLRERTRKLYDTTVKGREQPLEVYEVLGVSEGDPTGILAPETDYMAARQVLKLRCGEKLIEIPPFRKEFILGRDESCDLIPRDTTFVSRKHARIAYRRDKFVLQDHSTNGTYIKSQDGNVVHLHQEALPLTGRGKISLGKIITPNDKLLIEFSVEERKI; this is encoded by the coding sequence ATGTCCGAGGAAAATTTCGAAGCCACCATCATGTTTGTCGACGTTGTCGACAGCACGAGTCTGTATGAAACGCTGGGGGATCAGGATGCGCAAGCGGTGATCGCCAAATGCCTGCGCATGGCGGAGACTAATATTCGTATGAGTCGCGGTGAGACCATCAAGGTTTCAGGCGATGAGGTTATGGCCCTGTTCACCAGCGAAGAAGCCGCGGTTCGTGCAGCGCTGAAGAATCTCGATACCATTCCGCAGGCCGATATGGGGCATGGCGTGCATGTCGAATTGCATACCGGGCTGTATCACGGCCCCGTGATTCGTGCCGAGGGCGATGTGTACGGCGATGCGGTGAATGTCGCCGCCCGGCTGACGTCTATGTCGCAGCCTGGTCAAATTCTGACCACGCGTCAGACCGCAGAAAGTCTGCGTGCCGACCTGAGGGAGCGCACGCGCAAGCTTTACGACACCACGGTCAAGGGTCGCGAGCAGCCGCTGGAGGTGTATGAGGTACTGGGCGTCAGTGAGGGTGATCCCACCGGTATTCTGGCGCCCGAAACCGATTATATGGCGGCACGCCAAGTGTTGAAGTTGCGCTGCGGCGAAAAGCTGATCGAGATCCCGCCGTTCCGCAAGGAGTTCATCCTGGGGCGCGATGAAAGCTGTGATCTGATACCTCGCGACACGACGTTCGTGTCACGCAAGCATGCGCGCATTGCCTACCGGCGTGACAAGTTCGTGTTGCAGGATCACAGCACCAACGGCACCTACATCAAGTCACAGGACGGCAACGTGGTCCACCTCCATCAGGAGGCCTTGCCGTTGACCGGGCGCGGAAAGATCAGCCTGGGCAAGATCATCACCCCGAACGACAAGTTGCTGATCGAGTTTTCGGTGGAAGAGCGCAAGATCTGA